One genomic region from Kineobactrum salinum encodes:
- a CDS encoding uracil-DNA glycosylase family protein: MSSCSELLAKARACRMCEADLPLGPRPVLQLHPEAKILVVGQAPGRKVHDSGIPFDDPSGDRLRQWLGITDRQFYDPRLVALLPMGLCYPGRGKAGDLPPRPECAAHWREPLLGLLGRVQLTVVLGQYAQSWHFAGPAQSVTQRVKDWREYWPQRIPLPHPSPRNNLWLRRNPWFEAELLPALRQRVARLLDARACSHY; encoded by the coding sequence ATGAGCTCCTGCAGCGAGCTGCTGGCCAAGGCACGCGCCTGCCGGATGTGCGAGGCCGATCTGCCACTGGGGCCCAGACCCGTATTGCAGTTGCACCCCGAAGCGAAGATCCTGGTGGTCGGACAGGCGCCCGGCAGGAAGGTGCACGATAGCGGTATTCCTTTCGATGATCCCAGTGGCGACCGCTTGCGGCAATGGCTGGGTATCACGGACAGGCAGTTCTACGACCCGCGACTGGTGGCCCTGCTGCCGATGGGGCTCTGCTATCCCGGCCGGGGCAAGGCGGGGGATCTGCCGCCCCGTCCCGAGTGTGCCGCCCACTGGCGCGAACCGCTACTGGGGCTATTAGGCCGGGTACAGCTCACCGTGGTGCTGGGCCAGTACGCACAGAGCTGGCATTTCGCCGGCCCGGCGCAGTCAGTGACGCAGCGCGTCAAGGACTGGCGGGAATATTGGCCGCAGCGGATACCCCTGCCCCATCCCAGCCCCAGAAACAATCTGTGGCTGCGGCGCAACCCCTGGTTCGAGGCCGAGCTGCTGCCCGCGCTGCGGCAGCGCGTGGCCCGGCTGCTGGACGCTAGGGCCTGTTCACACTATTAA
- a CDS encoding RNA polymerase sigma factor → MQQQIENIYREQSRRVLATLIRLLGNFELAEEALQEAFSAALQQWPKEGIPANPRAWLVSTGRFKAIDQIRRRARFDASQQQLVQQLELAAGEPEVPPGFDIDDDQLRLIFTCCHPAIGEPARLAMTLREVCGLTTEEVARAFLAKPQTIAQRIVRAKTKIREAAIPYEIPERSQLPERLETVLGVLYLMFNEGYSASRGDMVVRGDLIGEAVRLARLLLQLLPPPQPEVQGLLALMLLHAARSAARTDAGGELVRLEDQDRQLWDRVRIAEGLQLVEQALGQPGFGSYALQAAIAAVHAQAASVEDTDWPQIVGLYDVLLRREPSPVIELNRAVAVAMRDGPAAGVAIIDSLLQQGCLTEYHLAHAALADLYRRLDEREAAVAAYRRALALAQQQPEQRFLAAQLAALEAQAGGPVADPDFAGATDRKPIGKPAE, encoded by the coding sequence ATGCAGCAGCAAATAGAGAACATATACCGCGAGCAGTCCAGGCGTGTGCTGGCCACCCTGATTCGCCTGCTGGGCAACTTTGAGCTGGCCGAAGAGGCATTACAGGAGGCATTTTCGGCCGCGCTGCAGCAGTGGCCGAAGGAGGGCATTCCCGCCAATCCACGGGCCTGGCTGGTTTCTACCGGGCGCTTCAAGGCGATAGACCAGATCCGTCGACGGGCACGTTTTGATGCCTCCCAGCAGCAGTTGGTACAGCAGCTGGAGCTGGCAGCGGGGGAGCCGGAAGTGCCCCCGGGTTTTGATATCGACGACGATCAGCTGCGCCTGATTTTCACCTGCTGTCATCCAGCGATTGGCGAACCTGCCCGCCTGGCAATGACCCTGCGAGAGGTCTGTGGGCTGACCACCGAAGAGGTGGCCAGGGCCTTTCTCGCCAAGCCCCAGACCATCGCCCAGCGTATCGTGCGCGCCAAGACCAAGATCCGCGAAGCCGCAATCCCCTACGAGATACCCGAGCGCAGTCAGTTGCCCGAGCGCCTGGAGACGGTATTGGGCGTGCTCTACCTGATGTTCAACGAGGGCTATTCGGCCTCCCGTGGCGACATGGTTGTGCGCGGTGATTTGATCGGCGAGGCTGTCCGGCTGGCGCGTCTGTTGCTGCAGTTGTTGCCGCCACCGCAGCCCGAGGTACAGGGCTTGCTGGCGTTGATGCTGCTGCATGCTGCGCGCAGCGCGGCGCGTACCGATGCCGGGGGTGAACTGGTGCGGCTGGAGGACCAGGATCGCCAGCTGTGGGACCGTGTCCGAATTGCCGAGGGTCTGCAGTTGGTGGAGCAGGCGCTGGGCCAGCCGGGTTTCGGCAGCTATGCCCTGCAGGCAGCCATCGCCGCGGTACATGCCCAGGCTGCCTCGGTGGAGGATACCGACTGGCCCCAGATTGTCGGGCTCTATGACGTTCTGTTGCGGCGCGAGCCATCGCCGGTGATAGAGCTCAACCGGGCTGTCGCGGTCGCGATGCGCGATGGCCCCGCGGCGGGAGTGGCGATCATTGACAGCCTGTTGCAGCAGGGCTGCCTGACCGAATACCACCTGGCCCATGCAGCCCTCGCCGACCTGTACCGCAGGCTGGACGAGCGGGAGGCGGCGGTGGCTGCCTATCGCAGGGCGCTTGCATTGGCGCAGCAGCAGCCGGAACAGCGCTTTCTGGCTGCTCAACTGGCCGCGCTGGAGGCGCAGGCAGGCGGGCCGGTCGCCGATCCGGATTTCGCCGGGGCGACTGATCGCAAACCAATCGGAAAACCCGCTGAGTGA